A window of Micrococcus endophyticus contains these coding sequences:
- a CDS encoding DUF501 domain-containing protein encodes MTASTRPAHDRAVTEADLDTLSRQLGRPVRDVVEIGARCVCGNPLVATTAPRLTNGIPFPTTFYLTHPALTAAVSRVEADGEMARMNERLEQDAELAAAHRAAHEAYIAERDRVGADAGTGPVPEIAGVSAGGMPERVKCLHALVGHALAAGPGVNPLGDETIALVAPWWTPEVCACEGAWDEAAAVPTKDLSRHVKHLERVAALKEVTVAGVDCGTNSIRLLISRPAGTDETTGAGADPAAPLADVVRKMRVVRLGEGVDATGAFSDAALERTFAAVEEYARLVQRHHAGRVRFVATSASRDVSNRAAFVDGVRERLGVELEVVSGAEEAALSFTGAVSAVETADLGPEDLVLVVDLGGGSTELVVGTPAGEVVGAVSLDMGCVRFTERHLHSDPPTSDEVAAARADARRLLDDAAARLPLERVARVVGVAGSVTTVTAEALGLSAYEPAAIHGARLPITEFRAAAQGLVAATRAERSERGFMHPGRVDVIGAGALLWSTVLERVAETAGVTEAWASEHDILDGIVLSLRS; translated from the coding sequence ATGACCGCCAGCACCCGCCCCGCCCACGACCGCGCCGTCACCGAGGCGGACCTGGACACCCTCTCCCGCCAGCTCGGCCGCCCCGTCCGCGACGTGGTGGAGATCGGCGCCCGCTGCGTCTGCGGCAACCCGTTGGTGGCCACCACGGCGCCGCGGCTGACGAACGGCATCCCGTTCCCCACGACCTTCTACCTCACGCACCCCGCCCTCACCGCGGCGGTCTCGCGCGTGGAGGCGGACGGGGAGATGGCCCGCATGAACGAGCGGCTCGAGCAGGACGCGGAGCTCGCCGCCGCACACCGGGCCGCGCACGAGGCCTACATCGCCGAGCGGGACCGCGTGGGCGCCGACGCCGGCACCGGCCCGGTCCCCGAGATCGCGGGGGTGTCCGCCGGCGGCATGCCGGAGCGCGTCAAGTGCCTGCACGCCCTCGTGGGGCACGCGCTCGCGGCGGGCCCGGGCGTGAACCCGCTCGGCGACGAGACGATCGCCCTGGTGGCCCCGTGGTGGACGCCCGAGGTCTGCGCGTGCGAGGGCGCGTGGGACGAGGCCGCGGCGGTGCCCACGAAGGACCTCTCCCGGCACGTGAAGCACCTCGAGCGCGTCGCCGCGCTCAAGGAGGTCACGGTGGCCGGCGTGGACTGCGGCACGAACTCCATCCGCCTGCTGATCTCCCGGCCGGCCGGGACGGATGAGACCACCGGGGCCGGGGCCGACCCGGCGGCGCCGCTGGCCGACGTCGTCCGGAAGATGCGCGTGGTGCGCCTGGGCGAGGGCGTGGACGCCACCGGCGCGTTCTCCGACGCCGCGCTCGAGCGCACCTTCGCGGCGGTCGAGGAGTACGCCCGCCTGGTCCAGCGCCACCACGCTGGCCGGGTCCGGTTCGTGGCCACCTCCGCCAGCCGGGACGTCTCCAACCGGGCCGCGTTCGTCGACGGAGTCCGGGAGCGGCTCGGCGTCGAGCTGGAGGTCGTCTCGGGCGCCGAGGAGGCCGCCCTGTCCTTCACGGGCGCCGTCTCCGCCGTCGAGACCGCGGACCTGGGTCCGGAGGACCTCGTGCTCGTCGTGGACCTCGGCGGCGGCTCCACCGAGCTGGTGGTGGGCACGCCCGCCGGCGAGGTCGTGGGCGCGGTCAGCCTGGACATGGGCTGCGTGCGGTTCACCGAGCGTCATCTGCACTCCGACCCCCCGACGTCGGACGAGGTCGCCGCGGCCCGCGCGGACGCCCGCCGCCTCCTGGACGACGCCGCCGCGCGCCTGCCGCTGGAACGCGTGGCCCGCGTGGTCGGCGTGGCCGGCTCGGTGACCACCGTGACCGCCGAGGCCCTCGGGCTCAGCGCGTACGAGCCCGCGGCCATCCACGGCGCGCGCCTGCCGATCACGGAGTTCCGCGCGGCGGCGCAGGGCCTCGTGGCGGCGACCCGGGCCGAGCGCTCCGAGCGGGGGTTCATGCACCCGGGCCGGGTGGACGTGATCGGCGCGGGTGCGCTGCTGTGGAGCACCGTCCTGGAGCGAGTGGCCGAGACCGCGGGCGTCACCGAGGCCTGGGCGAGCGAGCACGACATCCTGGACGGGATCGTGCTCTCGCTGCGGTCCTGA
- a CDS encoding septum formation initiator family protein, producing MSPRRPRVPRVDPATGAPRRAAQDAAVEPTTAPQDPAAEPPRADSRPAPAEAAGAPAAPSPPAAPGTGQGDGSAPSAEPERPATAEVIDLQRAQDRRQGGPAAPEHAAGSHAAGTRPAEDRRAGANAARPAASSPARPAARRPRPAPRRALSPAAMAARRRAPLPDPVPARQITGRSLLVVAVLLVAAVLVAPTLRAFLNQQLEIAAAEEEIAAMQAQREDYEERIRLWDDPGYVTQQARERLELVMPGETLYSVTGVPEEAPRDPRPEAPAGEPVNTRLPWAEGLWDSAVRAGLE from the coding sequence ATGAGTCCGCGTCGTCCCCGCGTGCCCCGTGTCGACCCGGCGACGGGCGCCCCGCGTCGGGCGGCCCAGGATGCCGCGGTCGAGCCGACGACGGCGCCGCAGGACCCCGCGGCCGAGCCGCCGCGCGCGGACTCCCGGCCCGCCCCGGCCGAGGCCGCCGGCGCACCCGCCGCCCCGAGCCCGCCCGCCGCGCCGGGGACGGGACAGGGGGACGGTTCCGCGCCGTCCGCCGAGCCCGAGCGCCCGGCCACGGCGGAGGTCATCGACCTGCAGCGCGCCCAGGACCGCCGCCAGGGGGGCCCGGCCGCCCCCGAGCACGCGGCCGGCTCCCACGCCGCCGGAACCCGCCCGGCCGAGGACCGGCGCGCGGGCGCGAACGCCGCCCGGCCCGCCGCGTCGAGCCCGGCCCGCCCGGCCGCGCGTCGACCCCGGCCCGCGCCGCGGCGCGCCCTGTCGCCGGCCGCCATGGCCGCCCGCCGCCGCGCCCCGCTGCCCGACCCCGTGCCCGCCCGGCAGATCACCGGCCGCTCGTTGCTCGTCGTCGCCGTGCTGCTGGTGGCCGCCGTGCTCGTGGCCCCCACGCTGCGCGCGTTCCTGAACCAGCAGCTGGAGATCGCCGCCGCCGAGGAGGAGATCGCGGCCATGCAGGCCCAGCGCGAGGACTACGAGGAGCGGATCCGGCTCTGGGACGACCCCGGGTACGTGACCCAGCAGGCGCGCGAGCGCCTCGAGCTCGTCATGCCGGGGGAGACCCTCTACTCCGTCACCGGGGTGCCCGAGGAGGCCCCCCGGGACCCGCGCCCCGAGGCCCCCGCGGGCGAGCCCGTGAACACGCGCCTGCCGTGGGCCGAGGGCCTCTGGGACTCCGCCGTCCGCGCCGGCCTCGAGTGA
- the eno gene encoding phosphopyruvate hydratase, translating into MALIDAIHAREILDSRGNPTVEVEVLLTDGSLGRAAVPSGASTGEFEAVERRDGDTKRYLGKGVLDAVAAVEEIADELEDEFAVDQRAVDRLMLDLDGTPNKGKLGANAILGVSMAVAAAAAQSSDLMLYKYLGGPNAHVLPVPMMNILNGGAHADSNVDIQEFMIAPIGAPSFREALRWGTEVYHSLKKVLQEKGLSTGLGDEGGFAPSLESNRAALDLIAEAVEKAGYTLGEDIALALDVASSEFCEKGAYTFEGQKRSAEDMVAYYTELADNYPIVSIEDPLDENDWDGWRLLTEKLGDRVQLVGDDLFVTNVERLQRGIDDKAGNALLVKVNQIGSLTETFDAIALAQRHMFNCMISHRSGETEDTFIADLAVATNAGQIKTGAPARSDRVAKYNQLLRIEEDLADAAVYAGRSAFPRYRG; encoded by the coding sequence ATGGCCCTGATCGACGCCATCCACGCCCGCGAGATCCTCGACTCCCGCGGCAACCCGACCGTCGAGGTGGAGGTCCTCCTGACCGACGGCTCGCTGGGCCGCGCGGCCGTGCCCTCGGGCGCCTCCACCGGCGAGTTCGAGGCCGTCGAGCGCCGCGACGGGGACACGAAGCGCTACCTGGGCAAGGGCGTCCTGGACGCCGTCGCCGCCGTGGAGGAGATCGCGGACGAGCTCGAGGACGAGTTCGCCGTGGACCAGCGCGCCGTCGACCGCCTGATGCTGGACCTGGACGGCACCCCCAACAAGGGCAAGCTGGGCGCCAACGCGATCCTCGGCGTGTCCATGGCCGTGGCCGCCGCCGCCGCGCAGTCCTCCGACCTGATGCTCTACAAGTACCTGGGCGGCCCGAACGCCCACGTGCTGCCCGTGCCGATGATGAACATCCTCAACGGCGGCGCCCACGCGGACTCCAACGTGGACATCCAGGAGTTCATGATCGCCCCGATCGGCGCCCCCTCGTTCCGCGAGGCGCTGCGCTGGGGCACCGAGGTGTACCACTCCCTCAAGAAGGTGCTGCAGGAGAAGGGCCTGTCCACCGGCCTGGGCGACGAGGGCGGCTTCGCCCCGTCCCTCGAGTCCAACCGCGCCGCGCTGGACCTGATCGCGGAGGCCGTGGAGAAGGCCGGCTACACCCTGGGCGAGGACATCGCGCTGGCCCTGGACGTGGCCTCCTCCGAGTTCTGCGAGAAGGGCGCCTACACCTTCGAGGGCCAGAAGCGCTCCGCCGAGGACATGGTGGCGTACTACACCGAGCTGGCGGACAACTACCCGATCGTCTCCATCGAGGACCCGCTGGACGAGAACGACTGGGACGGCTGGCGTCTGCTCACCGAGAAGCTGGGCGACCGCGTCCAGCTCGTGGGCGACGACCTGTTCGTCACCAACGTGGAGCGCCTGCAGCGCGGCATCGACGACAAGGCCGGCAACGCCCTGCTCGTGAAGGTGAACCAGATCGGCTCGCTGACCGAGACCTTCGACGCGATCGCCCTGGCCCAGCGCCACATGTTCAACTGCATGATCTCGCACCGCTCGGGCGAGACCGAGGACACCTTCATCGCCGACCTCGCCGTGGCCACCAACGCCGGCCAGATCAAGACCGGCGCCCCGGCCCGCTCGGACCGCGTGGCCAAGTACAACCAGCTGCTGCGCATCGAGGAGGACCTGGCCGACGCCGCCGTGTACGCCGGCCGCTCCGCCTTCCCGCGCTACCGCGGCTGA
- a CDS encoding MazG nucleotide pyrophosphohydrolase domain-containing protein, translated as MSESVDRLVAVVEALRDHCPWTAALTHGDLAEYLVEEAYEAVAEIEARDAAAWADVPARRADGAYSALAAELGDVLFQVVLHAAVSRPPGAPVSSAGFRVADAADALTAKMIRRNPLVLTPEGAPRSAEELARVTPEAVELAWEEVKAQERAAAGETASGEAAQAGAVGAAADQASERCAHDSPHVETSHGESRAQRGVREVAGETAGQAGGPASDPGFGGIPARLPALAAAAKVVDRAARQPADPLARHAPLSGDPDSGHRAGHAAPDDGDPGWGDEAALGAELFALVRRARAAGLDPERALRGTVARVRSGDWDALRPPTAG; from the coding sequence GTGAGCGAGAGCGTGGACCGTCTGGTGGCGGTGGTCGAGGCCCTGCGCGACCACTGCCCCTGGACGGCCGCGCTCACCCACGGGGACCTCGCCGAGTACCTCGTGGAGGAGGCCTACGAGGCGGTGGCCGAGATCGAGGCCCGCGACGCCGCGGCGTGGGCGGACGTGCCCGCGCGGCGGGCCGACGGCGCCTACTCGGCGCTCGCCGCGGAGCTCGGCGACGTGCTGTTCCAGGTGGTGCTGCACGCGGCCGTGTCCCGGCCGCCGGGCGCCCCCGTGTCGAGCGCGGGCTTCCGCGTGGCGGACGCCGCCGACGCCCTCACCGCCAAGATGATCCGCCGCAACCCGCTCGTGCTCACCCCCGAGGGCGCCCCGCGCTCGGCCGAGGAGCTGGCGCGGGTCACCCCGGAGGCCGTGGAGCTGGCCTGGGAAGAGGTCAAGGCGCAGGAGCGCGCCGCGGCGGGGGAGACGGCGTCAGGCGAGGCGGCGCAGGCGGGCGCGGTGGGGGCGGCCGCAGACCAGGCCTCGGAACGTTGCGCTCACGACTCGCCGCATGTGGAGACCTCGCACGGCGAGTCTCGCGCGCAACGCGGGGTGCGAGAGGTTGCGGGGGAAACGGCGGGGCAGGCGGGAGGGCCTGCCTCCGACCCCGGCTTCGGCGGGATCCCCGCGCGCTTGCCCGCGCTCGCGGCGGCGGCCAAGGTCGTGGACCGGGCCGCCCGGCAGCCCGCGGACCCGCTGGCCCGGCACGCCCCCCTGTCCGGCGACCCCGACTCCGGCCACCGCGCCGGCCACGCCGCTCCCGACGACGGCGACCCCGGCTGGGGCGACGAGGCCGCCCTGGGCGCCGAGCTGTTCGCCCTCGTGCGCCGGGCCCGGGCCGCCGGCCTCGACCCCGAGCGGGCCCTGCGCGGCACCGTCGCCCGGGTGCGCTCCGGCGACTGGGACGCCCTGCGCCCGCCGACCGCGGGCTGA
- a CDS encoding adenosine deaminase codes for MTATQLPDTASPSPLEVDLAALPKVSLHDHLDGGLRVGTVLELATEAGVDVPADTVEGLAEWIAEHANGESLEKYLQVFALTTAVMQTREQLRRVAREFVEDLVADGVVYGEIRWAPEQHLAGGLSLDEAVEAVQEGLDEAVDAADAQGKLIRVGQLITAMRHADRAQEIAELAVRHRGRGVVGFDIAGAEAGFPPSRFAETFTWLAAHHLPVTVHAGEGDGLDSVRSALVDGRALRLGHGVRLAEDISVEFGGVDEDGEQLDELTGLVDLGETAAWVRDRQIALEVCPSSNLQTGAVDAEAGIAGHPIDLLVQLGFRVTVNTDNRLVSDVSLTDELYLLAETFGYSLAELLDLQLNAAEAAFLAVDEREDLAEILVAGWGEVISGDDAGPVLEELDEDDEDEDEDA; via the coding sequence GTGACTGCCACTCAGCTTCCGGACACCGCATCCCCCTCCCCGCTCGAGGTCGACCTGGCCGCCCTGCCCAAGGTCTCCCTCCACGACCACCTCGACGGCGGCCTGCGCGTCGGCACCGTGCTGGAGCTGGCCACCGAGGCCGGCGTCGACGTCCCCGCGGACACCGTGGAGGGCCTGGCCGAGTGGATCGCCGAGCACGCCAACGGCGAGTCCCTCGAGAAGTACCTGCAGGTGTTCGCCCTGACCACCGCCGTGATGCAGACCCGCGAGCAGCTGCGCCGCGTGGCCCGCGAGTTCGTCGAGGACCTCGTCGCGGACGGCGTCGTCTACGGCGAGATCCGCTGGGCCCCCGAGCAGCACCTGGCCGGCGGGTTGAGCCTGGACGAGGCCGTCGAGGCCGTCCAGGAGGGCCTGGACGAGGCCGTGGACGCCGCCGACGCCCAGGGCAAGCTGATCCGCGTGGGCCAGCTGATCACCGCGATGCGCCACGCGGACCGCGCCCAGGAGATCGCCGAGCTCGCCGTGCGCCATCGTGGGCGCGGCGTGGTGGGCTTCGACATCGCCGGCGCCGAGGCCGGCTTCCCGCCCTCGCGCTTCGCCGAGACCTTCACCTGGCTGGCCGCCCACCACCTGCCCGTCACCGTGCACGCCGGCGAGGGCGACGGCCTGGACTCCGTGCGCTCCGCCCTCGTGGACGGCCGCGCCCTGCGCCTGGGCCACGGCGTGCGCCTGGCCGAGGACATCTCCGTGGAGTTCGGCGGGGTGGACGAGGACGGCGAGCAGCTGGACGAGCTGACCGGCCTCGTCGACCTGGGGGAGACCGCCGCCTGGGTGCGCGACCGCCAGATCGCCCTCGAGGTCTGCCCGTCCTCGAACCTGCAGACCGGCGCCGTGGACGCCGAGGCCGGGATCGCCGGCCACCCGATCGACCTGCTCGTGCAGCTGGGCTTCCGCGTCACCGTGAACACGGACAACCGCCTGGTCTCGGACGTGTCCCTCACCGACGAGCTGTACCTGCTCGCCGAGACCTTCGGCTACTCGCTCGCGGAGCTGCTGGACCTGCAGCTCAACGCCGCCGAGGCCGCGTTCCTGGCCGTGGACGAGCGCGAGGACCTCGCGGAGATCCTCGTGGCCGGCTGGGGCGAGGTCATCTCCGGCGACGACGCCGGCCCCGTCCTGGAGGAGCTGGACGAGGACGACGAGGACGAGGACGAGGACGCCTGA
- a CDS encoding VTT domain-containing protein, producing MLEWIEETVLHAAAQWWMLPLTLALCLLDGIVPVFPSESVIVALAAIVRDGQPFSLWALWAVGFAGAFLGDILAYAIGRAVGVDRFRWMRTPRVRASVAVARHHLNGHGALLLFTGRFIPGGRVAINLTAGAIRYPLHRFVALDLLATATWSAYSIMIARLTTGWLDNALLQIAVSVTGAALVGVLLDRALKTVLRRRLGTGVKGLRQAEDEALR from the coding sequence GTGCTCGAGTGGATCGAGGAGACGGTCCTCCACGCGGCGGCGCAGTGGTGGATGCTGCCGCTGACCCTGGCGCTGTGCCTGCTGGACGGCATCGTCCCCGTCTTCCCCTCGGAGTCGGTGATCGTGGCCCTGGCCGCGATCGTGCGCGACGGGCAGCCGTTCTCCCTGTGGGCGCTGTGGGCCGTCGGCTTCGCCGGGGCGTTCCTCGGGGACATCCTGGCGTACGCCATCGGGCGCGCGGTGGGCGTGGACCGGTTCCGCTGGATGCGCACCCCCCGGGTGCGGGCATCGGTCGCCGTCGCCCGCCACCACCTCAACGGGCACGGCGCCCTGCTGCTGTTCACCGGCCGGTTCATCCCGGGCGGCCGCGTGGCCATCAACCTCACGGCGGGCGCCATCAGGTACCCGCTGCACCGGTTCGTGGCCCTGGACCTGCTCGCCACCGCCACGTGGTCCGCGTACTCGATCATGATCGCGCGCCTGACCACCGGCTGGCTGGACAACGCCCTGCTGCAGATCGCCGTCTCCGTCACCGGCGCGGCCCTCGTGGGCGTGCTGCTGGACCGGGCGCTCAAGACCGTGCTGCGCCGCCGCCTGGGGACCGGGGTGAAGGGCCTGCGGCAGGCCGAGGACGAGGCGCTGCGCTGA
- a CDS encoding thymidine phosphorylase, translating into MTAQQAEPFDAVEVIRAKRDRQTLSPEQIDWVVDAYTRGVVADEQMSALAMAILLNGMDRAEISRWTDAMIASGERMDFSGLTAPDGRVLPTADKHSTGGVGDKITLPLAPLVASYGVAVPQLSGRGLGHTGGTLDKLEAIPGWRADLTNEQMMRQLSEVGAVICAAGSGLAPADKRLYALRDVTGTVEAIPLIASSIMSKKIAEGTGALVLDVKCGSGAFMKDEASARELARTMVDLGRDAGVDTVALLTDMSVPLGLTAGNALEVRESVEVLAGGGPADVVELTVELARAMLAGAGVTDVDPAQNLANGKAMDVWHRMIEAQGGDPRADLPTAAHTEDVVAEADGVLAELDAMAVGLAAWRLGAGRERQGQPVQAGAGVELHVRPGERVARGQKVMTLHTDTPERFARAKAALEGGWAVAEKGEAEAAALRDRSVILDRIG; encoded by the coding sequence ATGACCGCGCAGCAGGCCGAGCCGTTCGACGCCGTCGAGGTGATCCGCGCCAAGCGGGACCGTCAGACGCTGAGCCCCGAGCAGATCGACTGGGTGGTGGACGCCTACACGCGCGGCGTGGTGGCGGACGAGCAGATGTCCGCCCTGGCCATGGCCATCCTGCTCAACGGCATGGACCGCGCGGAGATCTCCCGGTGGACGGACGCGATGATCGCCTCGGGCGAGCGCATGGACTTCTCCGGCCTCACCGCCCCGGACGGGCGGGTGCTGCCCACCGCGGACAAGCACTCCACCGGCGGCGTGGGGGACAAGATCACCCTGCCCCTGGCCCCCCTCGTGGCCTCCTACGGCGTGGCCGTGCCGCAGCTCTCCGGCCGCGGCCTGGGCCACACCGGCGGCACCCTGGACAAGCTCGAGGCCATCCCCGGTTGGCGCGCGGACCTGACCAACGAGCAGATGATGCGCCAGCTCTCCGAGGTGGGCGCCGTGATCTGCGCCGCCGGCTCCGGCCTGGCCCCGGCGGACAAGCGGCTGTACGCGCTGCGCGACGTCACCGGCACGGTGGAGGCCATCCCGCTGATCGCCTCCTCGATCATGTCCAAGAAGATCGCCGAGGGCACCGGCGCGCTCGTGCTCGACGTGAAGTGCGGCTCCGGTGCGTTCATGAAGGACGAGGCCTCCGCGCGTGAGCTGGCCCGCACCATGGTGGACCTCGGCCGGGACGCCGGCGTGGACACCGTCGCCCTGCTCACGGACATGTCCGTGCCCCTGGGCCTGACCGCGGGCAACGCCCTCGAGGTGAGGGAGTCCGTCGAGGTGCTCGCCGGCGGCGGCCCGGCCGACGTCGTGGAGCTCACCGTGGAGCTGGCCCGCGCCATGCTCGCCGGTGCGGGGGTCACGGACGTGGACCCGGCGCAGAACCTGGCCAACGGCAAGGCGATGGACGTGTGGCACCGCATGATCGAGGCGCAGGGCGGCGACCCGCGCGCGGACCTGCCGACGGCGGCCCACACCGAGGACGTCGTCGCGGAGGCCGACGGCGTGCTCGCCGAGCTGGACGCGATGGCCGTGGGCCTGGCCGCCTGGCGCCTCGGCGCCGGGCGCGAACGCCAGGGCCAGCCCGTCCAGGCGGGCGCCGGCGTCGAGCTGCACGTGCGCCCGGGCGAGCGGGTGGCCCGCGGGCAGAAGGTGATGACCCTGCACACGGACACCCCCGAGCGGTTCGCCCGCGCGAAGGCGGCCCTGGAGGGCGGCTGGGCCGTGGCGGAGAAGGGCGAGGCCGAGGCGGCCGCCCTGCGCGACCGGTCGGTAATCCTGGACCGGATCGGCTGA
- a CDS encoding cytidine deaminase, with amino-acid sequence MAAEGTTTAPGVDWDRLRAAALAATEHAYVPYSGFRVGAAALTEDGRLVTGCNIENASYGLTLCAECALLADLRMGGGGRLAAFVCVDGQGVLTMPCGRCRQLLHEFRAPDMVLLTPAGERTMGQVLPDAFGPEDLERAAAR; translated from the coding sequence ATGGCCGCGGAGGGGACGACGACGGCGCCCGGCGTGGACTGGGACCGGCTGCGGGCCGCGGCGCTCGCCGCCACGGAGCACGCCTACGTGCCGTACTCAGGGTTCCGGGTGGGCGCCGCGGCGCTCACCGAGGACGGCCGGCTCGTGACCGGCTGCAACATCGAGAACGCCTCCTACGGGCTGACGCTGTGCGCCGAGTGCGCCCTGCTGGCGGACCTCCGCATGGGCGGCGGCGGCCGGCTGGCCGCGTTCGTGTGCGTGGACGGGCAGGGCGTGCTCACCATGCCGTGCGGCCGCTGCCGCCAGCTGCTCCACGAGTTCCGCGCCCCGGACATGGTGCTGCTCACCCCGGCGGGGGAGCGGACCATGGGGCAGGTGCTGCCCGATGCGTTCGGGCCGGAGGACCTGGAGCGCGCCGCCGCTCGATAG